The genomic window CCCCAGGCCCTTCGCGTCCCGGACGACCCGCCGGTTCACCTCCGGCGTCGCTGCGGCGACCGCCAGGAAGGCACCGGAGAGGTGCTGATCCCGATACGGCTCCGCCAGCACCTCAATCCCGGCGAGGGGTTCCCCCCCGGTCGTCGAGGCCATCGGGTCGACGCCGACGACCCTGGCCCCCGCAGCGAGCAGCCCCGCCGCCTTCCGCCGGCCGACCGCGCCAAGCCCCACGACGACGGCGGTCCGGCCCTCCAGGTTCAGCTCGATCGTGTAGCCGGGCATGGCGGGCATTCCCTCGTGGACCACCGGACGCCTCGGCCTGGCGCCCCGCGGGCCGCCTCGCGTCCGGCCCTATTTCAAGCTATGATACCGGGATGACTTCGCGGAGACGTACCGGCCCGGGAGCCGTGGCATGAGCGTGGCCAGCGAGACGAAGACGAGGCGGCATACCCCCGATGATCTGCTGGACCTGCCCGACGGAGATCACTACGAGCTGGTGGACGGCAGGTTCGTGGAGAAACCCATGTCCATGCGCACGGGGGGCGTCGAAACGCGATTGATCCTCGCGCTCGGGAATTACTGCGAGGGACGCGACCTGGGCTCGGTCTTCACCGCGAGCTGCGGCTTCCAGTGCTTCCCCGACCATCCGGATCGCGTGCGACGGCCGGATGTGTCGTTCGTCCGCAAGGACCGAATCCCGGCCGATGAATCCCTGGATGGCTTCGCGAAGATCCCGCCGGACCTGGCCGTGGAGGTCGTCTCCCCGCGGGACCTGGCCGGGGAGCTTGACGAGAAGCTGGACGATTACCGGAGTGCGGGGATCCCCCTCATCTGGG from Aquisphaera giovannonii includes these protein-coding regions:
- a CDS encoding Uma2 family endonuclease, which gives rise to MSVASETKTRRHTPDDLLDLPDGDHYELVDGRFVEKPMSMRTGGVETRLILALGNYCEGRDLGSVFTASCGFQCFPDHPDRVRRPDVSFVRKDRIPADESLDGFAKIPPDLAVEVVSPRDLAGELDEKLDDYRSAGIPLIWVIYPASRKGWVYRVDGSVTLLREDDELSGEEVIPGFRCKVGSILPPSPTGKMPTLPEAGNGKRKPGEPRSRGGRRKSS